A section of the Solitalea canadensis DSM 3403 genome encodes:
- a CDS encoding c-type cytochrome, translated as MKKTLIYIGLLGLLSLGYFSACKPSDAKTETSAVITKDSLINRGKYLVVAMGCNDCHSPKKFGANGPELDSERLLSGHPANETIMKFDKSIVKNYALFNYQGTALIGPWGVSYSANITSDATGIGQWSEEQFIKCIRTGKNKGLENGRPLLPPMPWQSYAQLNDTDLKSIFAYLQTVKPVENVVPAAKNLAEL; from the coding sequence ATGAAAAAAACACTTATCTACATTGGCCTTTTGGGACTATTATCTTTAGGCTATTTTTCTGCCTGTAAACCATCTGATGCAAAAACTGAAACATCAGCGGTTATTACAAAAGACAGTTTAATTAATAGAGGTAAATATTTAGTTGTTGCGATGGGATGCAATGACTGCCATTCCCCGAAAAAATTTGGCGCCAACGGTCCTGAACTAGATTCCGAACGTTTATTATCCGGCCATCCGGCAAATGAAACAATAATGAAATTTGACAAATCAATAGTCAAAAATTATGCTTTGTTTAATTATCAGGGAACTGCTTTAATCGGACCATGGGGTGTTAGTTATTCGGCTAATATTACATCAGATGCAACCGGTATTGGACAATGGTCTGAAGAACAGTTTATTAAATGTATCAGAACGGGCAAAAACAAAGGGTTAGAGAACGGTCGTCCTTTGTTGCCACCAATGCCTTGGCAGTCTTATGCTCAACTTAACGACACTGACCTTAAATCAATTTTTGCCTATCTCCAAACAGTAAAACCTGTTGAAAATGTTGTTCCTGCAGCAAAAAATCTAGCAGAGCTTTAA